The following are encoded in a window of Pseudomonas graminis genomic DNA:
- a CDS encoding outer membrane assembly lipoprotein YfiO, translating to MRIRSLTPLALIIGATMGGQAQASSDDSCYPNWSLLRDSLDVCNNLPFLTPGNDSRVNLRLLLADRKALTLKPGELTEQELAEGYGPVPFAAFRLANEEIEGDESEESGAAAMADLLGKLGVSRESNDTAGQAFLQGEGSRCRSNRDESAADFIGQLLDTEGLSATERQSLARARLQLLDACTWEADKQASLLPTDVQSPEAKAFAAYLRAASDFYSGRFSDAENGFSGLVESTQPWLKETALYMIVRTRLNAAQQDAFDEYGSLKEGHDRAPYAAVGQAIEQYLSVYPDGRYRRSATGLLRRVHWLAGDTDKLAADYAWQLTEAGDARASASPEALIQEADNKLLTTLTGATPSPLMTATHDLMIMRPDLPNRLTRQQLDGQKALFAQQPAMFEYLQAAFAFYVNKKPADALKHLPNDVPDTLDYLAFSQQTLRGLALEAGHDMPGAQALWLKLLPLAQQPLQREQLQLALAMNYERSGQLTKVFASDSPVTSAQVRLILLGKVADAPLLRQQIGQGISDVEKATAQFVLLYKELLHSQYAAFADDLKTLPEPPANTKLGTSLGYVYDAGQTLQLFRWNGAKAESGYACPSIGEIAAALQANDKDAKGLNCLGEFILRNGLDGMPLDQKPDAGDLGSSEPGFKGQVFSRLNGYQTVIADSKAARDDKAYALFRAINCYAPAGYNSCGGKDVAPAVRKGWFKQLKTTYGATSWGKSLQYYW from the coding sequence ATGCGTATCCGCTCCCTGACTCCTCTTGCTTTGATCATTGGCGCGACGATGGGCGGCCAGGCCCAGGCCAGCAGTGACGACTCCTGCTACCCCAACTGGTCGCTGCTGCGCGACTCGCTGGACGTCTGTAACAACCTGCCCTTTCTCACGCCCGGTAACGACAGCCGGGTCAACCTGCGTCTGCTGCTGGCCGATCGCAAGGCGCTGACGCTCAAGCCCGGCGAACTGACCGAGCAGGAATTGGCCGAGGGCTATGGCCCCGTCCCGTTTGCGGCGTTCAGGTTGGCGAACGAAGAGATCGAGGGCGACGAAAGCGAAGAATCAGGCGCCGCCGCCATGGCTGACTTGCTGGGCAAGCTCGGCGTCAGCCGTGAGAGCAACGACACCGCGGGCCAGGCCTTTCTGCAGGGCGAAGGCAGCCGCTGCCGCAGTAACCGCGACGAGAGCGCGGCTGATTTCATCGGCCAGTTGCTCGACACCGAAGGGCTGTCCGCCACCGAGCGCCAATCCCTGGCCCGCGCCCGCCTGCAACTGCTGGACGCGTGCACCTGGGAGGCGGACAAACAGGCCAGCCTGTTGCCGACCGATGTCCAGTCGCCTGAAGCCAAGGCGTTTGCCGCCTACCTTCGTGCGGCATCGGATTTTTACAGCGGGCGCTTCAGCGACGCTGAAAATGGATTCAGCGGCCTCGTCGAGAGCACGCAACCCTGGCTCAAGGAAACAGCGCTGTACATGATCGTCCGCACTCGGCTGAACGCCGCGCAACAGGACGCGTTCGACGAATACGGTAGCCTGAAAGAGGGCCACGATCGCGCGCCCTATGCAGCCGTCGGTCAAGCCATCGAACAGTACCTCAGCGTTTACCCCGACGGCCGCTACAGGCGCTCCGCCACCGGGTTGCTGCGCCGGGTCCACTGGCTGGCAGGAGACACCGACAAACTGGCCGCCGATTACGCCTGGCAACTGACGGAAGCAGGAGACGCCCGCGCGTCTGCTTCGCCGGAAGCCTTGATTCAGGAGGCCGACAACAAACTGCTGACGACCCTCACCGGCGCCACGCCATCGCCGTTGATGACGGCGACTCATGACCTGATGATCATGCGCCCGGACCTGCCGAACCGGCTGACCCGCCAGCAGCTCGATGGGCAAAAAGCGCTGTTCGCGCAGCAACCGGCGATGTTCGAGTACTTGCAGGCCGCGTTCGCGTTCTACGTCAACAAGAAACCCGCCGACGCGCTCAAGCATTTGCCGAACGACGTTCCCGACACACTGGATTATCTGGCCTTCAGCCAACAGACCCTGCGCGGCCTGGCTTTGGAGGCGGGCCATGATATGCCTGGCGCCCAGGCGTTGTGGCTGAAACTGCTGCCCCTCGCGCAGCAGCCCCTGCAGCGCGAACAACTGCAACTGGCGCTGGCGATGAACTATGAACGCAGCGGGCAACTGACGAAGGTGTTTGCCAGCGATTCGCCGGTCACGTCCGCCCAGGTGCGGCTGATTCTGCTGGGCAAGGTGGCCGACGCGCCGCTGCTGCGCCAGCAGATCGGTCAGGGCATCAGCGATGTCGAGAAGGCCACCGCGCAGTTCGTCCTGCTCTACAAGGAACTGCTGCACAGCCAGTACGCCGCGTTCGCCGATGATCTGAAAACACTGCCGGAGCCGCCTGCGAACACCAAACTCGGCACCAGCCTGGGTTATGTCTACGACGCCGGCCAGACGCTGCAGTTGTTCCGCTGGAACGGCGCCAAGGCCGAATCGGGTTACGCCTGCCCAAGCATCGGCGAGATCGCCGCCGCGTTGCAGGCCAACGACAAGGACGCCAAAGGTCTGAACTGCCTGGGTGAGTTCATCCTGCGCAACGGCCTGGACGGCATGCCGTTGGATCAGAAGCCCGACGCGGGTGATTTGGGCAGCAGCGAGCCCGGCTTCAAGGGCCAGGTTTTTTCGCGGCTGAACGGCTATCAGACGGTGATCGCAGACAGCAAGGCCGCGCGGGACGACAAGGCCTACGCCCTGTTCAGGGCGATCAACTGCTACGCGCCCGCGGGCTATAACAGTTGCGGCGGCAAGGATGTGGCGCCCGCCGTGCGCAAGGGCTGGTTCAAGCAACTGAAAACCACTTACGGCGCCACCAGCTGGGGCAAATCCCTGCAGTATTACTGGTGA
- a CDS encoding DUF3142 domain-containing protein: protein MGQIPAVLLVMRTLFRWRVCAGGLIGLVIAGLSSSVAWAAVGAREHDAFWLWSGVATQPVLNQAKTLYVLQGQISTTRRDRQTPALIAQGMSVRRLPQREVWIVYRAHTLRWPEPVYKQLLGQVQRWRDAGTAVAGVQIDFDARTRYLQDYLVFLKDLRQRLPPALKLSITGLMDWSSNAHAKTIGELKGVVDEVVVQTYQGRHSIPDYAAYLPRISRMGLPFRIGLVQGGEWEAPGYLQDSPWFRGYVVFLLNQK from the coding sequence CTGGGGCAAATCCCTGCAGTATTACTGGTGATGAGGACGCTGTTTCGCTGGCGGGTGTGTGCCGGCGGGCTGATCGGTCTGGTCATCGCAGGCTTGAGCAGCAGTGTGGCCTGGGCGGCGGTGGGCGCCCGCGAGCACGATGCCTTCTGGTTGTGGAGCGGCGTGGCGACGCAGCCGGTGCTGAACCAGGCGAAAACCCTGTATGTGCTCCAGGGCCAGATCAGCACCACCCGTCGTGATCGGCAAACGCCGGCGCTGATTGCCCAGGGGATGAGCGTGAGGCGTCTGCCCCAGCGGGAGGTGTGGATCGTCTACCGCGCCCACACCCTGCGCTGGCCCGAACCGGTTTACAAACAGCTGCTGGGCCAGGTGCAACGCTGGCGGGACGCCGGCACGGCGGTGGCCGGCGTGCAGATCGATTTCGATGCGCGCACGCGTTATCTGCAGGACTACCTAGTCTTTCTCAAGGACCTGCGCCAGCGCCTGCCGCCTGCGCTGAAGCTGAGCATCACCGGGTTGATGGACTGGAGCAGCAACGCGCATGCGAAGACGATCGGCGAGCTGAAAGGCGTGGTCGACGAAGTGGTGGTGCAGACCTACCAGGGCCGCCACAGCATCCCCGATTACGCCGCCTATCTGCCGCGCATCAGCCGGATGGGGCTGCCGTTCAGGATCGGTCTGGTGCAGGGCGGAGAATGGGAAGCGCCCGGGTATTTGCAGGACAGCCCGTGGTTTCGCGGGTATGTGGTGTTTTTGCTGAATCAGAAGTAG
- a CDS encoding AtuA-related protein, whose product MSTLTLRELAHSRTGDKGDTSNISVIAFKAEDYPRLLKALTAERVAEYFAELLGDDVLRVRRYELPKIHALNFVLPGILKGGVTRSLALDAHGKALGAALLDIEI is encoded by the coding sequence GTGAGCACCCTGACATTGCGCGAACTGGCCCATTCCCGGACCGGCGACAAGGGCGACACCTCGAATATTTCGGTCATTGCCTTCAAGGCGGAAGACTACCCGCGATTGCTCAAGGCGCTGACGGCTGAGCGGGTGGCTGAGTATTTTGCCGAGTTGCTGGGGGACGATGTTTTGCGGGTGCGTCGGTATGAACTGCCGAAGATACACGCGCTGAATTTTGTGCTGCCGGGCATTTTGAAGGGGGGCGTCACACGGTCTCTGGCGCTGGATGCACACGGCAAGGCACTGGGGGCGGCGTTGCTGGATATTGAGATTTAA
- a CDS encoding acyclic terpene utilization AtuA family protein, with protein MKTIRIGSGSGYSGDRIEPAVELAEKGDLDYLVFECLAERTIALAQQARLSDPEAGFDPLLSERMRRVLPFVGRGRETGQRRLRLISNMGAANPLAAAREVRRIAVELGLHGLKVAAVTGDDVLAVLKASPEQRLDNGATIASLGDRLISANAYLGAEGIVEALEADADVVITGRVADPSLFLAPQVFEFGWAEDDWTRLGRGTLIGHLLECAGQITGGYFADPGVKEVPNLARLGFPLAEVDAEGRAVISKVAGSGGRIDTATCTEQMVYEVHDPAAYLTPDVTADFSGVSFHPVATNEVRAEGADGRARPETLKVSVGYLDGWIGEGQMSYGGPGALARAQLARDVVLERLQLTGVVFDDLRAELIGVDALHGATLGSRAAAEPWEVRLRVAARCADKAEAVRIGNEVETLYTNGPYGGGGATKGVRQVVAVASLLMPRDAVKAQVNLEDAS; from the coding sequence ATGAAGACAATACGTATCGGCTCTGGCTCCGGTTATTCCGGGGACCGCATCGAGCCTGCGGTCGAACTGGCCGAGAAGGGCGACCTCGACTACCTGGTCTTCGAGTGCCTCGCCGAGCGCACCATTGCCCTCGCACAACAGGCGCGGCTCAGCGATCCCGAAGCCGGTTTCGACCCGCTGTTGAGCGAGCGTATGCGTCGCGTGCTGCCGTTCGTGGGGCGTGGACGCGAAACCGGGCAGCGGCGGCTCCGGCTGATCAGCAACATGGGCGCGGCCAATCCGCTGGCGGCGGCGCGGGAAGTGCGGCGCATTGCGGTCGAGTTGGGGCTGCACGGGCTGAAGGTCGCGGCGGTGACGGGGGATGACGTGCTCGCTGTTCTAAAGGCGAGCCCTGAACAGCGGCTGGATAACGGCGCGACGATTGCTTCGTTGGGTGATCGGTTGATCTCGGCGAATGCCTACCTGGGTGCCGAGGGGATTGTCGAGGCGCTGGAGGCCGATGCCGATGTGGTGATTACGGGCCGTGTGGCAGACCCTTCATTGTTTCTCGCGCCGCAGGTCTTTGAGTTCGGTTGGGCCGAGGACGACTGGACACGGTTGGGACGCGGCACCTTGATCGGCCACTTGCTGGAATGCGCCGGGCAGATCACCGGCGGCTATTTTGCTGATCCGGGGGTTAAGGAGGTGCCGAATCTGGCGCGACTGGGGTTCCCGTTGGCGGAAGTCGACGCCGAGGGCAGGGCGGTGATCAGCAAGGTCGCCGGCTCCGGCGGGCGCATTGACACCGCCACCTGCACCGAGCAGATGGTTTATGAAGTGCACGACCCGGCGGCGTACCTGACCCCGGACGTGACAGCGGATTTTTCCGGCGTGTCGTTCCATCCAGTTGCCACCAACGAAGTGCGGGCTGAGGGCGCCGACGGCCGCGCGCGACCGGAGACGCTGAAAGTGTCGGTGGGTTATCTCGACGGCTGGATTGGCGAAGGGCAGATGTCCTACGGCGGGCCTGGTGCACTGGCCCGGGCGCAGCTGGCGCGGGACGTGGTGCTGGAGCGCTTACAGCTGACCGGCGTGGTTTTCGATGACCTGCGCGCCGAGCTGATTGGCGTGGACGCGTTGCACGGTGCGACGCTGGGTTCGCGCGCAGCGGCCGAGCCGTGGGAAGTGCGCTTACGTGTTGCGGCCCGTTGTGCAGACAAGGCCGAAGCCGTGCGCATCGGCAATGAAGTGGAAACCCTTTACACCAACGGACCTTATGGCGGCGGCGGCGCGACCAAGGGCGTGCGCCAAGTGGTGGCAGTGGCGTCGCTGCTGATGCCGCGAGATGCCGTCAAGGCGCAGGTTAATCTGGAGGACGCATCGTGA